From Pseudarthrobacter equi, a single genomic window includes:
- a CDS encoding DUF5107 domain-containing protein, whose translation MTNDARSTIVLPDAPQDQQDILDAGGVACWSEPVPIDTYAPGQPDRYPLFLDRRVYQGSSGRVYPMPFIDSIGAEKKPRLWQAIHLENEYVRLMLLPEIGGRIHIGYDKTAGYDFFYRNNVIKPGLVGLAGPWISGGVEFNWPQHHRPATFLPVDTAVEFSVDGSVTVWHSDLDPLQRMRGTHGVRLTPGSSLIEVEARLHNRTDEPQTFLWWANVAARVHEKYQSFFPTDVTHVADHARRAVTAFPRADRPYYGVDYPALAAKGGGDADRLDFYANIPVPTSYMVTDTRDSFFGGYDHAAGAGFVHWADRSIAPGKKQWTWGTGPVGTAWDRHLTDDDGPYVELMAGVFTDNQPDFSYLAPGETRTFSQYWYPIRQMGPAQQANLDAAVALSLDDAGRTVTVGVSATARRDARIELRLGEATLHTWAAVLSPAHPFTATLHLPVPAAGTDLTLRVMDGGAEVISWTPRHPAENPEPWAATEPAQPQDMDSMDELFVTGTHLAQNRHPTRSPLPYFEEMLCRDPLDSRASTALAAARYRSGQYAQARDLLENALARLTRRNLNPPSGEASYRLGLVLERTGHLEEARENFGKAAWDRAWAHPAHLALARLALRSGDAAEALRRAALALATEATSPEAGHLSYLALERLGRQTESTALLADILAADPLDPVAQALAGTLQVADPKTGLAVACWLARAGQWQRALDLTRSAEPADAHPSFGNPGPLRHYLRAGWLEEVLDPETAAAERARARRADTTYAFPYGLDDFDALHWALEADPKDRVAHGLLGCWLLDAGRTTDALAYLEKAMAHGSQDPVVWRNAALATVNTGGDPGTADRYFRRALELAPGDARLVFERAVLAEVRGLPAGERITAIEQHGPAVLDRDDLAILYANLLTDAGRAEDALALLASRSFQPFEGGEGLALAAYDRAAVQQARLLMEESPTAAAALLRDGIEAPANLGEGRHPADSMAERFVALGDALDLAGDAAAAAEAWNRALLAGGPLAVDRRPAGSADYWRGIAFVRLGLPDGGEDVWRQLEARADELDSAPAAPDYFATSLPELLLFNTDTAASRAAAAAHLRQLAGQGRLLAAHAGTKEGAAL comes from the coding sequence GTGACGAATGACGCGAGGAGCACGATTGTCCTGCCCGATGCCCCGCAGGACCAGCAGGACATCCTGGACGCAGGCGGTGTGGCCTGCTGGAGCGAACCGGTGCCGATCGACACCTACGCCCCCGGGCAACCCGACCGGTATCCGCTGTTCCTGGACCGGCGGGTGTATCAGGGCTCCAGCGGCAGGGTGTATCCGATGCCGTTCATCGACAGCATTGGGGCGGAGAAGAAACCCCGGCTGTGGCAGGCCATCCACCTGGAAAACGAATATGTCCGCCTGATGCTCCTCCCGGAGATCGGCGGCCGCATCCACATCGGTTACGACAAGACCGCCGGGTATGACTTCTTCTACCGGAACAACGTGATCAAGCCCGGACTGGTGGGCCTCGCCGGGCCGTGGATTTCCGGCGGGGTGGAGTTCAACTGGCCCCAGCACCACCGGCCGGCCACCTTCCTCCCCGTGGACACCGCCGTCGAATTTTCCGTGGATGGCAGCGTCACCGTGTGGCACAGCGACCTGGACCCGCTGCAGCGGATGCGCGGCACCCACGGCGTCCGGCTGACGCCGGGCAGTTCGCTGATCGAGGTGGAGGCGCGGCTCCACAACCGGACCGACGAGCCGCAGACCTTCCTCTGGTGGGCCAACGTCGCCGCCCGGGTGCATGAGAAGTACCAGTCCTTCTTCCCCACGGACGTCACCCACGTTGCGGACCACGCCCGCCGCGCCGTCACCGCCTTCCCGCGCGCGGACCGGCCGTACTACGGCGTGGACTACCCGGCGCTCGCGGCAAAAGGCGGCGGCGATGCGGACCGGCTCGACTTCTACGCCAACATCCCCGTCCCCACCTCCTACATGGTCACGGACACCCGGGACAGCTTCTTCGGCGGGTACGACCATGCCGCCGGGGCCGGGTTCGTCCATTGGGCGGACCGCAGCATCGCCCCCGGCAAGAAGCAGTGGACGTGGGGGACCGGTCCCGTGGGCACCGCCTGGGACAGGCATTTAACGGACGACGACGGCCCGTACGTGGAGCTGATGGCCGGCGTCTTCACGGACAACCAGCCCGATTTCAGCTACCTCGCCCCCGGTGAGACGCGCACCTTCAGCCAGTACTGGTACCCCATCCGGCAGATGGGCCCGGCGCAGCAGGCAAACCTGGACGCCGCCGTCGCGCTTTCCCTTGATGACGCGGGCCGCACCGTCACCGTGGGCGTTTCCGCCACCGCCCGCCGGGACGCACGGATTGAGCTCAGGCTCGGCGAGGCGACGCTCCACACCTGGGCCGCGGTCCTCTCGCCCGCCCATCCGTTTACCGCCACGCTTCATCTGCCCGTGCCCGCCGCCGGCACCGACCTGACGCTGCGGGTCATGGACGGAGGCGCGGAAGTGATCTCGTGGACCCCTCGGCACCCCGCGGAGAACCCCGAACCGTGGGCGGCCACCGAGCCGGCGCAGCCGCAGGACATGGACAGCATGGACGAGCTGTTTGTCACCGGGACGCATCTGGCACAGAACCGGCACCCTACCCGGTCGCCGCTGCCGTACTTCGAGGAGATGCTGTGCCGGGATCCGCTGGACTCGCGCGCTTCCACCGCGCTCGCGGCCGCGAGGTACCGCAGCGGCCAGTATGCCCAGGCCCGGGACCTGCTGGAGAACGCCCTGGCCCGTCTGACCCGGCGGAACCTGAACCCGCCCAGCGGGGAAGCGAGCTACCGGCTCGGCCTGGTCTTGGAGCGGACCGGGCATCTGGAGGAAGCCCGGGAAAACTTCGGAAAGGCTGCCTGGGACAGGGCATGGGCCCACCCGGCGCACCTGGCCCTCGCCCGGCTGGCCCTCCGGTCCGGTGACGCGGCGGAAGCACTCCGCCGGGCGGCTTTGGCGCTTGCGACAGAGGCAACCAGCCCGGAGGCCGGGCACCTGAGCTACCTCGCACTGGAACGGCTGGGGCGCCAGACGGAGAGCACCGCGCTGCTGGCGGACATCCTGGCGGCCGACCCCCTGGATCCGGTGGCGCAGGCCCTCGCCGGAACCCTGCAGGTGGCGGATCCCAAGACCGGCCTGGCGGTGGCGTGCTGGCTGGCGCGGGCGGGGCAGTGGCAGCGTGCCCTTGACCTGACCCGCAGCGCGGAACCCGCAGACGCCCACCCGTCCTTCGGCAACCCCGGCCCGCTGCGGCACTACCTGCGCGCCGGCTGGCTCGAGGAAGTGCTGGACCCGGAGACCGCCGCCGCGGAGCGTGCCAGGGCAAGGCGCGCGGATACCACGTACGCGTTCCCCTACGGGCTGGACGACTTCGACGCGCTGCACTGGGCGCTCGAGGCCGATCCCAAGGACAGGGTGGCCCACGGGCTGCTGGGGTGCTGGCTGCTGGACGCAGGGAGGACCACGGACGCCCTGGCGTACCTGGAGAAGGCCATGGCCCACGGTTCGCAGGATCCCGTGGTGTGGCGGAATGCCGCCCTTGCCACGGTGAATACGGGCGGGGACCCCGGCACGGCTGACCGGTACTTCCGCCGCGCCCTGGAACTGGCCCCAGGCGATGCCCGGCTGGTGTTCGAGCGTGCCGTCCTCGCGGAGGTCCGCGGGCTGCCGGCCGGGGAGCGGATCACCGCCATAGAGCAGCACGGGCCCGCCGTCCTGGACCGGGACGACCTCGCCATCCTCTACGCCAACCTGCTGACCGATGCCGGGCGGGCAGAGGACGCATTGGCCCTCCTGGCGTCCCGCAGCTTCCAGCCCTTCGAAGGCGGGGAGGGACTGGCGCTCGCGGCCTACGACCGGGCCGCCGTCCAGCAGGCCCGGCTCCTGATGGAGGAAAGCCCGACGGCGGCCGCAGCGTTGCTGCGGGACGGCATCGAGGCCCCGGCGAACCTGGGCGAGGGCCGGCATCCCGCGGACAGCATGGCTGAGCGGTTCGTGGCCTTGGGAGACGCGCTGGACCTTGCCGGCGACGCTGCTGCCGCGGCGGAGGCGTGGAACCGTGCCCTTCTGGCGGGCGGACCCTTGGCGGTGGACCGGCGTCCGGCAGGCTCGGCGGATTACTGGCGGGGCATCGCCTTCGTGCGGCTGGGATTGCCGGACGGCGGCGAGGACGTCTGGCGGCAGCTGGAGGCCCGGGCTGATGAACTGGACTCCGCTCCCGCTGCGCCGGACTATTTCGCGACATCGCTGCCTGAGCTGCTCCTCTTTAACACTGATACCGCAGCTTCCCGGGCCGCAGCAGCCGCGCACCTCCGGCAGCTGGCCGGTCAGGGGCGCCTGCTGGCCGCGCATGCCGGCACGAAAGAAGGGGCAGCACTGTGA
- a CDS encoding cellulase-like family protein has product MTENLGTETSGSEKPRYLGSGTVEGDTGSLTGAPPSHLPPRLAITLWDFSWYTRAEDGGPYADLDAACARAAELGYNAIRICAAPLLLFGGLGLDALAEDLEIGGLGTAPDGGIYGRGTRWYDAPGGYRLNLRERLIALFDAAERHGLVILLASWEYQQSAVFAASPQWFEAIDAVPLAGRYRVLADAWDRLIRAVSGAGHRERIAMVELHNEVDFSILPALADGGTEQVQRLRKLHPDLLVTASYGKPPHLAMHTVPEGMGAAQFHVYSYGVLDALQQRIDIRSEGTDGFPNAALRSLLRADAPSFAEYGRLASWKYRATVVTDQMFYGYDWIDPAAWDTWLDKEYRPYREVMWREIESRVVAIAAWARWKDVPAVVGEGWIGYTPLQGGFEEGPAGRELAEHGIRTALAHGVWGMVLCSNAAPHHPMWADAGWQRRMNDLILGFTVS; this is encoded by the coding sequence GTGACCGAAAACCTGGGGACTGAAACCTCCGGGAGTGAAAAACCCCGCTACCTGGGGTCCGGAACCGTGGAAGGTGACACGGGCTCCCTGACGGGAGCGCCGCCGTCGCACCTTCCGCCCCGGCTGGCCATCACCCTCTGGGACTTTTCCTGGTACACCCGCGCCGAGGACGGCGGGCCGTACGCGGACCTCGACGCTGCGTGTGCGCGGGCGGCGGAGCTCGGATACAACGCCATCCGGATCTGCGCGGCACCGCTGCTGCTTTTCGGCGGGCTCGGCCTGGACGCGCTCGCGGAGGACCTGGAGATCGGGGGGCTCGGCACGGCGCCCGACGGCGGGATCTACGGCCGCGGCACCCGCTGGTACGACGCCCCCGGCGGGTACCGGCTGAACCTGCGGGAGCGCCTCATCGCGCTTTTCGACGCCGCGGAACGCCACGGGCTGGTGATCCTCCTGGCCAGCTGGGAATACCAGCAGTCCGCGGTGTTCGCCGCCTCCCCGCAGTGGTTCGAGGCCATCGACGCCGTCCCGCTGGCCGGCCGGTACCGGGTCCTGGCCGATGCCTGGGACCGGCTGATCCGCGCCGTGTCCGGGGCCGGGCACCGGGAGCGGATCGCCATGGTGGAACTGCACAACGAGGTGGATTTCTCCATCCTCCCGGCGCTGGCCGACGGCGGCACGGAGCAGGTGCAGCGGCTGCGGAAGCTGCACCCGGACCTGCTGGTGACGGCCAGTTACGGCAAGCCGCCGCACCTGGCCATGCACACCGTTCCCGAGGGCATGGGCGCCGCCCAGTTTCACGTCTACAGCTATGGGGTACTCGATGCCCTGCAGCAGCGGATCGACATCCGGTCCGAGGGGACCGACGGGTTTCCCAACGCTGCCCTGCGGTCGCTGTTGCGGGCCGATGCTCCCTCGTTTGCTGAGTACGGGCGGCTGGCGTCCTGGAAGTACCGGGCCACCGTGGTCACGGACCAGATGTTCTACGGCTACGACTGGATCGATCCCGCGGCCTGGGACACGTGGCTGGACAAGGAATACCGGCCGTACCGGGAGGTGATGTGGCGCGAGATCGAATCGCGGGTGGTGGCTATCGCCGCGTGGGCCCGGTGGAAGGACGTGCCCGCGGTGGTGGGCGAGGGGTGGATCGGCTACACACCGCTGCAGGGCGGGTTCGAGGAAGGGCCGGCGGGGCGGGAGCTGGCCGAGCACGGCATCCGCACGGCACTGGCGCACGGCGTGTGGGGGATGGTGCTGTGTTCCAACGCGGCCCCGCACCACCCCATGTGGGCTGACGCCGGGTGGCAGCGGCGCATGAACGATCTGATCCTCGGCTTTACTGTGAGCTGA
- a CDS encoding helix-turn-helix domain-containing protein, protein MTEGDGLARATGFQNQRLVVVPRPLVRDALSRPITRHLVVTDAGVFPAAADHGRHRPDGAAETIVILCVAGTGWVETGGVRTAVGAATAVVLPGGRGEAHAYGAAEGDPWTIWWCHVRGADVADLLDGAGVRGAQVIPLVAADRLTAMLDEIISALEKDQSPARLVATAGMAWRLLTALAIDRRLPEKGTPLQQAMNYLEDRVDGSFRLADLAALVGVSSSYLSKLFREATGGGVLAHHTALKMARARLLLDTTDLPIAEVGREIGLQDQFYFSRQFRRLHGVSPSAYRAERKG, encoded by the coding sequence GTGACGGAAGGGGACGGGTTGGCGCGCGCCACCGGGTTCCAGAACCAGCGGCTGGTGGTGGTGCCCCGGCCGCTGGTCCGCGATGCCCTCAGCCGTCCCATCACCCGGCACCTGGTGGTTACCGACGCCGGCGTCTTTCCCGCAGCCGCCGACCACGGCCGGCACCGGCCGGACGGCGCGGCGGAAACCATTGTGATCCTGTGCGTCGCGGGCACGGGGTGGGTGGAAACCGGCGGGGTGCGGACCGCCGTGGGTGCGGCCACCGCCGTCGTGCTTCCCGGCGGAAGAGGTGAGGCCCACGCGTACGGTGCCGCGGAAGGCGACCCGTGGACTATCTGGTGGTGCCATGTGCGCGGTGCCGATGTGGCTGACCTGCTGGACGGAGCTGGCGTGCGGGGTGCGCAGGTTATTCCGCTGGTGGCGGCGGACCGGCTGACGGCGATGCTGGACGAGATCATCAGCGCGCTGGAGAAGGACCAGTCGCCGGCCAGGCTGGTGGCCACTGCCGGGATGGCGTGGCGGCTGCTGACCGCCCTGGCCATCGACCGCCGGCTGCCGGAGAAGGGGACGCCACTGCAGCAGGCGATGAACTATTTGGAGGACCGGGTGGATGGCTCGTTCCGCCTGGCCGATCTTGCGGCGCTGGTGGGGGTGTCGTCGTCGTACCTGAGCAAGCTGTTCCGGGAGGCGACGGGCGGGGGAGTGCTGGCGCACCACACGGCGTTGAAGATGGCGCGGGCGCGGCTGCTGCTGGACACCACTGACCTGCCCATCGCCGAGGTGGGCCGCGAGATCGGGCTGCAGGACCAGTTCTACTTCTCCCGCCAGTTCCGGCGCCTGCATGGGGTGAGCCCCAGCGCGTACCGGGCGGAGCGCAAGGGCTAG
- a CDS encoding LCP family protein yields MDSTPRPENSDPAAARYPGQGTLTKGSARYSRRRAPRWLLIAGASVAVLLVAALVFGGYWAFRLQSNIKSSALGAGGQRSEGPVDDRTDRLQVLILGTDTRDGKNAAYGTADQSSGYGQSDVMMLLDISANNQDVNVISFPRDLLVDVPSCEDQDTDRRYAARPGAMINSAMAEAGIGCAVDTVNEVTGFEIDHFMMADFNSVKELSNAVGGVDVCVDAAVFDPDSGLRLPEGTSSVQGDQALAFLRTRYAFADGGDLGRIQAQQAFLGSLTRKLKDEGTLRNPQKVLGIADTVTRNLTVDDGLASIPALLTIADRLKNIDPARVNFITVPTVPAANPNRLQLSEPAAGNLFGALRQSADLAGPAPAPSDAPPAETPKTDYDKSLQPVLIANGTTVPGRSHDLTPILTEAGFTNLSRIEAQPADETTIYYGPDFEDVAADVAAFFGLPASKVQADPSVYGVQLYLGIDFTSGTKPEVAAPSARDVVAQTAEDQKCQAVR; encoded by the coding sequence TTGGACAGCACGCCCCGCCCCGAAAACTCCGACCCCGCGGCCGCGCGCTATCCTGGCCAAGGAACGCTGACCAAGGGGAGTGCCCGGTATTCGCGCAGGCGCGCGCCGCGATGGCTCCTGATTGCCGGCGCTTCTGTTGCTGTGCTGCTCGTGGCGGCGTTGGTGTTCGGCGGCTATTGGGCTTTCCGGCTGCAATCGAACATTAAATCGTCGGCGCTGGGTGCCGGCGGGCAGCGGTCCGAGGGCCCGGTGGATGACCGGACGGACAGGCTCCAGGTGCTGATCCTGGGCACCGATACGCGGGATGGGAAGAACGCCGCCTACGGGACGGCGGACCAGTCCTCCGGGTACGGGCAGTCCGACGTCATGATGCTCCTGGACATTTCGGCCAACAACCAGGACGTCAATGTCATCAGTTTCCCGCGCGACCTTCTGGTGGACGTGCCGTCCTGCGAGGACCAGGACACGGACCGGCGGTATGCGGCCCGCCCCGGGGCGATGATCAACAGCGCCATGGCCGAGGCGGGAATTGGTTGCGCCGTGGACACTGTCAACGAGGTGACCGGGTTCGAGATTGACCACTTCATGATGGCCGACTTCAACTCGGTGAAGGAGCTCTCCAATGCCGTGGGCGGCGTGGACGTGTGCGTGGATGCGGCGGTGTTCGACCCCGATTCCGGGCTGCGCCTGCCGGAGGGGACCTCGAGCGTGCAGGGCGACCAGGCGCTGGCGTTCCTGCGGACCCGGTACGCGTTCGCGGACGGCGGGGACCTGGGCCGGATCCAGGCGCAGCAGGCTTTCCTGGGCTCGCTGACCCGCAAGCTCAAGGATGAGGGGACGCTGCGGAACCCTCAGAAGGTCCTGGGCATCGCCGACACCGTCACCCGGAACCTCACCGTGGACGACGGCCTCGCCTCGATTCCCGCGTTGCTGACCATCGCGGACCGGCTCAAGAACATCGACCCGGCCAGGGTGAACTTCATTACCGTGCCCACCGTTCCGGCCGCGAACCCCAACCGCCTGCAGCTCTCCGAACCCGCGGCAGGCAACCTGTTTGGCGCGCTGCGGCAGAGTGCCGACCTTGCCGGGCCGGCGCCCGCTCCCTCGGACGCTCCCCCTGCGGAAACGCCGAAGACCGACTACGACAAGTCGCTACAGCCGGTCCTCATTGCCAACGGCACCACCGTTCCGGGCCGCAGCCACGACCTCACCCCCATCCTCACCGAGGCCGGGTTCACCAACCTCAGCCGGATCGAGGCGCAGCCCGCCGACGAGACCACCATCTACTACGGGCCGGACTTCGAGGATGTGGCCGCGGACGTGGCGGCATTCTTCGGTCTTCCCGCGTCCAAGGTCCAGGCGGATCCGTCCGTTTACGGCGTGCAGCTCTACCTGGGCATCGACTTCACGTCCGGCACTAAGCCCGAAGTTGCTGCGCCGAGCGCCCGGGACGTTGTTGCCCAGACTGCCGAGGACCAGAAGTGCCAGGCGGTCCGATAG
- a CDS encoding type 2 periplasmic-binding domain-containing protein yields the protein MGPLVHLPRSIGGTPGPRHPSQNTPAEAAALINFLISDPEVAKTFGTDRGLPAAPVAQDAIASTLDPIGRQILGYTKSMTEQAGEAQPITPNGVSDSESILSRNFQSVLFGEQSPEAAAQKFIDELQSSIDATK from the coding sequence GTGGGTCCTCTAGTTCACCTTCCACGATCTATTGGCGGGACTCCAGGGCCGCGTCATCCAAGTCAGAACACCCCCGCCGAAGCGGCCGCACTGATCAACTTCCTGATCAGCGACCCCGAAGTCGCAAAAACCTTCGGCACCGACCGCGGCCTCCCTGCAGCCCCCGTGGCCCAGGACGCCATCGCATCCACCCTTGACCCCATCGGCAGGCAGATCCTGGGCTACACCAAATCCATGACCGAGCAGGCCGGAGAGGCACAACCGATCACCCCCAACGGCGTCAGCGATTCCGAATCAATCCTGTCGCGGAACTTCCAATCAGTACTCTTCGGAGAACAGTCCCCGGAAGCCGCAGCGCAGAAGTTCATCGACGAGTTGCAGTCCTCGATCGACGCAACGAAGTAA
- a CDS encoding polysaccharide lyase family protein translates to MQRIAQTRRRFTAVLVAAVVAAALFPISPTSVHAAPEPGSYALDFGPGAVADGYQGVPCDSAFDPERGYGFDSTANIAGRDRGGDDLLKGDFCFANTMNFSAQLPTGDYTVRVIYGDLSSSQGAATITAEGQTVVSRAGAAAGQFVDRTFNARVSDGALSLSFSGSPARINALVIKPYVWEPGLALTDDGSGSVQLKNSSVSLRMSKNSAAITEIRLNGQEPTRNLLAGGQGDYLANYVVAGKRLQNTLRSAEFAIESQTDSRIEVSFTENDPAALPFEVEVHIVLEADAPGFYMYSVYRYPENMPADVQLEQLRYSFSGDKNLFRWYSIDGERAGVAPLQSEIDAGTEVQDATYRLADGSVYSKYQQISDPEGTDGVFGIYGDHIGLSLIQANKDWVGGGPTRQDLTTHTGGSPRLLWHETTAHYTSERVTPEHGWEKIYGPYFLYVHEGESPDSMYQAAVARLGEEKAKWPYSWVTDPLYAAHTRGSAAGQLTLSNVSTPANAWVLLTDPQSDDWQLDFENYIYSARTDSEGRFTIPAVRPGTYTLHAFTDGVFGEYTKTDVVIAENARTELGTLTWEQEAHGRELWRIGTPDRSAGEFHIAEGAASPVPGLDPFRKWGTWLDYPTEFPNDVDFQVGQDDPAKDWNYFQPAVRTPGLPDTLKVPYDSTPTDWKIRFNADGRLTGKATLTFGIASSVFGSLDVSVNGQNIKTWETIPGPSNDSALYRQSDRGVYRELSVQFDASLLRPTDNVINLKPVVPATADPNTSWSNAFASVMYDAIKLEVAPSLNVEAAVSSRCEAGKVVLVTSLKNNDSEAVTAAVQTEYGSKEQASVRTHQTVKEEVRTNLPSVPAGVLTLGTRATIGGEDISYQQEIEYPGHFC, encoded by the coding sequence GTGCAGCGCATTGCTCAGACGCGCCGCCGATTCACCGCGGTGCTCGTCGCCGCAGTAGTCGCCGCTGCCTTGTTCCCAATCAGTCCGACCAGTGTCCATGCGGCACCTGAGCCGGGCAGCTATGCACTCGACTTTGGACCAGGCGCCGTTGCAGACGGGTACCAGGGCGTCCCATGCGACAGCGCCTTCGACCCCGAACGCGGTTACGGCTTCGATAGCACCGCTAACATCGCTGGGCGGGATCGTGGCGGCGATGACCTGCTTAAGGGCGACTTCTGTTTCGCCAACACAATGAATTTCAGCGCCCAGCTTCCCACAGGTGACTACACCGTGCGGGTGATTTATGGCGACCTATCGTCCAGCCAAGGAGCGGCAACTATTACGGCTGAGGGCCAGACCGTGGTCTCACGTGCCGGTGCAGCAGCGGGTCAATTCGTGGACCGCACCTTCAACGCACGCGTATCTGACGGCGCACTTTCCCTATCGTTTTCGGGCAGCCCTGCACGAATCAACGCTCTAGTCATCAAGCCATACGTGTGGGAGCCAGGACTTGCCCTCACGGATGACGGAAGCGGAAGCGTACAACTGAAGAATTCTTCCGTCTCGCTTCGGATGTCCAAGAACTCTGCAGCAATCACCGAGATCCGCCTCAACGGACAAGAACCTACCCGCAACCTGCTTGCAGGCGGTCAAGGCGACTACCTCGCCAATTATGTTGTCGCCGGCAAACGGCTCCAGAACACACTGCGCAGCGCGGAATTCGCCATCGAATCCCAGACCGACTCCCGCATTGAGGTGTCCTTCACTGAAAATGACCCGGCCGCGCTCCCGTTCGAAGTTGAAGTGCATATCGTCCTCGAAGCCGATGCGCCTGGATTCTACATGTACTCGGTCTACCGCTACCCGGAGAACATGCCGGCAGACGTCCAGCTCGAGCAGCTGCGTTACAGCTTCTCCGGAGACAAGAACTTGTTCCGCTGGTACTCCATCGACGGGGAACGAGCAGGAGTCGCACCACTCCAGTCAGAGATCGACGCCGGCACAGAGGTACAGGACGCGACGTACCGCCTGGCGGACGGCAGCGTCTACTCGAAGTACCAGCAGATCAGCGACCCGGAGGGCACGGACGGGGTCTTCGGCATTTACGGTGACCACATCGGTTTATCACTCATTCAGGCGAACAAGGACTGGGTTGGGGGCGGCCCCACCCGGCAGGATCTGACCACACATACGGGAGGTTCCCCGCGCCTTCTTTGGCATGAAACAACCGCGCACTACACTTCAGAACGAGTCACCCCTGAGCACGGCTGGGAAAAAATATACGGCCCATACTTCCTCTACGTCCATGAGGGCGAATCCCCGGACAGCATGTATCAGGCCGCAGTGGCCCGTCTTGGGGAAGAAAAAGCGAAATGGCCCTACAGCTGGGTGACTGATCCGCTTTATGCAGCCCACACGCGGGGATCCGCCGCCGGCCAACTGACACTTTCAAACGTGAGTACTCCTGCCAACGCCTGGGTGCTCCTCACCGACCCCCAGTCCGACGACTGGCAACTCGATTTCGAGAACTACATCTACTCGGCCCGGACCGACAGCGAAGGCCGATTCACTATTCCCGCCGTCCGCCCAGGCACCTACACCCTGCACGCCTTCACAGACGGTGTCTTCGGCGAGTACACCAAGACCGACGTCGTCATCGCGGAGAACGCCCGCACTGAACTCGGCACGCTCACCTGGGAACAGGAAGCACACGGACGCGAACTCTGGCGGATAGGCACCCCCGACCGCTCGGCCGGCGAGTTCCACATCGCCGAGGGCGCCGCCTCGCCCGTTCCAGGGCTGGACCCATTCCGCAAGTGGGGCACGTGGCTCGACTACCCCACCGAGTTCCCCAATGACGTCGACTTCCAGGTGGGCCAGGATGACCCGGCCAAGGACTGGAACTACTTCCAGCCCGCAGTGCGAACACCAGGCCTCCCGGACACACTGAAGGTGCCATACGACAGCACTCCAACGGACTGGAAGATTCGCTTCAATGCGGACGGGCGCCTGACAGGAAAAGCCACCTTGACGTTTGGAATTGCCAGCAGTGTGTTTGGCAGCCTCGATGTCTCGGTGAACGGACAGAACATCAAGACGTGGGAGACAATCCCCGGTCCGAGCAACGACTCCGCACTGTATCGGCAATCTGATCGCGGCGTTTACCGCGAACTCAGCGTCCAGTTCGATGCCTCACTGCTCCGGCCCACAGACAACGTCATTAATCTGAAACCGGTCGTACCAGCCACGGCGGACCCAAATACGTCATGGTCCAACGCCTTCGCCAGCGTGATGTACGACGCGATCAAACTCGAGGTGGCACCGTCCTTGAACGTCGAGGCCGCGGTCTCCTCGCGATGCGAGGCGGGGAAGGTCGTCCTCGTCACGTCGCTTAAGAACAACGATTCCGAGGCGGTTACGGCAGCTGTTCAAACGGAATACGGATCCAAGGAACAGGCTTCGGTCAGAACACACCAAACGGTGAAGGAAGAAGTCAGGACGAACTTGCCGTCCGTACCCGCGGGTGTGCTCACGCTAGGTACGAGGGCCACAATAGGCGGCGAGGATATCTCTTATCAGCAAGAGATCGAATATCCAGGGCACTTCTGCTGA
- a CDS encoding FadR/GntR family transcriptional regulator, translating to MALTDDAIEKIKAMLLAGELRPGDRLPPEKDLAEKLGLSRSSMREAVKALELIRVLDVRRGDGTYVTTLDPQLLNEALGFIVELHQAQGVVELLEVRRILEPAAAAMAAQKIGQEGLDNLRASMAGVTEETSVEELVQHDMEFHSIIAAHSGNTYLAGLLEALSSRTLRARIWRGLTQEKAVARTLSEHEAIAAALERGDVELVRALVTVHVSGVEGWLRETMLKSTAAEYAPAELAGINP from the coding sequence TTGGCACTAACAGATGACGCCATCGAGAAGATCAAGGCGATGCTGCTGGCAGGTGAGCTCCGCCCTGGTGACCGGTTGCCGCCGGAAAAGGATCTCGCCGAGAAGCTTGGGCTGTCCCGCAGCTCAATGAGAGAAGCGGTTAAGGCTCTTGAGCTGATAAGGGTGCTCGATGTCCGGCGTGGGGATGGAACATACGTGACCACGCTTGACCCCCAACTCTTAAATGAAGCCCTCGGTTTCATCGTTGAGCTGCACCAGGCGCAGGGTGTAGTGGAGCTGTTGGAGGTTCGGCGCATCCTTGAGCCGGCCGCCGCCGCAATGGCAGCGCAGAAGATTGGGCAGGAGGGGCTGGATAATCTGAGGGCGTCGATGGCGGGTGTCACGGAAGAGACCAGCGTGGAAGAACTTGTTCAGCACGATATGGAATTTCACAGCATCATTGCCGCGCATTCAGGCAATACCTACCTTGCGGGGCTTCTGGAGGCACTGTCGTCACGGACTTTACGGGCGCGGATCTGGCGGGGACTGACTCAGGAAAAGGCTGTAGCCCGGACTCTTTCCGAACACGAGGCCATCGCTGCCGCCCTGGAACGTGGGGATGTGGAGTTAGTCAGGGCGTTAGTCACTGTCCACGTCAGTGGGGTTGAGGGTTGGCTGCGGGAAACGATGCTTAAGTCCACGGCTGCTGAATATGCGCCAGCGGAACTGGCGGGGATTAATCCCTAG